In the genome of Nakaseomyces glabratus chromosome C, complete sequence, the window TTATTAGCAAAGTGCCATTGCGAAACGGTGGAAGGAAATTCCTCAGGTATTCGAGAAGCGCAGGCGTTGCAATCTTTCCCTTAGAGATGGTGGTGCTAGGACCTCGATGAGCTGTGGTCAATGACCCTTTGATAATGACTCTTCTTAGTAAAATCAATATATAAAGCAAGCACTTTAGGAGCATGTACAAGGCAGTCCAATGCCACTGTAGCCCTATACCAATAGCACTAAGATAAGAATTAAATATAGTGGGAAAGATAGAAAATGACTAAACGTGTATTGTTGCTGGGTTCTGGTTTTGTTGCGCAGCCGGTTATTGACACCTTGGCTGCCACTGAAGGCATTGAAGTTACTGTTGCTTGTAGAACGTTGGCTAACGCCAAGCAGTTGGCTAGTGCCTCTGGTTCGGATGCCATCTCCTTGGATGTTACCGATGACAGCGCGCTGGACGCAGCTTTGGGCCAGCACGACCTAGTTATCTCGTTGATCCCATACACTTTCCACCCAAATGTGGTCAGAAGTGCCATCAGGTTGAAGAAAGACGTCGTCACTTCCTCTTACATTTCCCCAGCATTGAGGGAGTTGGAGCCTGAGATCAACAAAGCAGGTATCACTGTTATGAATGAGATCGGTTTGGACCCAGGTATCGACCACTTGTACGCCGTGAAGACCATCGATGAGGTCCACAGAGCGGGCGGTAAGATCAAGTCCTTCTTGTCATACTGTGGTGGTCTGCCAGCCCCAGAAGACTCCGATAATCCATTGGGTTACAAGTTCTCCTGGTCCTCCCGTGGTGTCCTATTGGCACTAAGAAACTCTGCCAAGTACTGGAAGGACGGTAAGATCGAGACCATCTCTTCTGAAGACTTGATGGCCTCCGCCAAGCCATACTTCATCTACCCAGGTTACGCCTTCGTGTGCTACCCTAACAGAGACTCTACTTTGTTTAAGGAGCTATACCACATCCCAGAAGCTGACACTGTTATCAGAGGTACTTTGAGATACCAAGGTTTCCCAGAGTTCGTAAAAGCCCTAGTGGATATGGGTATGCTAAAGGATGACGAGAATGCCATCTTCAGCAGCGCTATTCCATGGAATGACGCTCTAAAGCAATACTTGGGTGCCAAGTCCACATCAAGAGAAGATCTAGTGGCCTCCATAGACTCTAAAACCAACTGGAAATCACAAGAGGACAGAGATAGAATCCTGTCTGGTTTCGCATGGTTGGGTCTCTTCAGCGACACTAAGATTACACCAAGAGGTAACGCTCTGGATACTCTATGTGCACGTCTTGAAGAATTGATGCAATATGAAGACGGCGAGCGTGATATGGTCGCCCTACAGCACAAGTTCGGTATTGAATGGGCAGATGGTACCACCGAAGTCAGAACCTCCACCATGATCGATTACGGTAAGGTCGGTGGTTACAGCTCCATGGCTGCCACCGTGGGGTACCCAGTAGCCATCGCTACCAAGTTTGTCCTAAACGGGACAATAAAGGGACCTGGTCTATTGGCTCCATACTCCCCAGAGATTAACGACCCTATCATGAAGGAACTAAAGGATAAATACGGTCTGTACCTGAAAGAAAAGACCATCGCTTGAGATAgatttttagttttgaaCTGTTGAAGATTAATTTTACACAAGAACTGGCTTCTTAATCAACATAAATAAAATCCTGTAGATCCACTCGTATGTCCACAATTATTTAACCCATGGCAATGATATAGAGTTATTTAAGCATAGAAATACACAATACTTATTACAACTAGTCAATATTGCTTTCGATGGTCAGGATTATCATCATGGGATTGTGGGAATGTGCAATTCATGGccaaaacattaaattttAAGGAATAAACTCTGATTTACGTCAAAAACTCGGAATGAGTATTAGTACATAATAATGTATATAACACATCTAACCATAAACTAGAATCGAATCCCTAACAAGATAAGTCAATCTTGCCAACTTCTGGTCACTGGAAGTGTATGTATTGCGAATTCACATTGCTCTTGTCCAGGTCCCTATACAATTAGCCAAAGAAAAAGCCTGGCATATATTAGCTAAACGACTGAACAAACCAGAGCAATAGCGTACTTAGAACACCAAATCTCAAACATAGGTGAAACAAGATGAGTGCAAGTTCTGAGCATGGGTCCACGAGGATGTGGGACAAGTTCAAGACGTCCACCAAGTCTCTATCGAGCTCCTTGTCGCAATTATCGATAAAACCTGAGACCGATGGGAGTACGCCTACCTCTACGGTAGTTCACAAGGCATTGGTGAAGTTTTACAAGCATCAGGAGCCATTCCAAGGGTTTCCTGGCTGGTTGGGTCACAAGGAGGACCTGCCTGATGAGCAAAAGATCCTCAAGAAACAGCAAAACCATCAATCCAAGTCTAGCAGAACAGGCGACTCTATAACATCCAAATTTGATAGTCTTCGTGGTGGCTTCAGCGAGAAAAGAGAGGAAAGGCCTGATGCTGCTAGCCAAAGAACGACAGCAGGTATGTCCTTCCACAGTATCTACGATAAACCAACCTCTTCTACTGACTTATCCTCCATGGCCTCACCAAGCGTTAGGAGTCCACTGAGAGCAAGAAGCACTTGGAGTTCAGAAGCTGATAGTGCCAAGATAAGTAGTGCTGGCACTAACAGTACTGCTGAATCCAATAACGGCAGCGCTATGGACCCTCAAAATATGATGAGAGCTAGGCTGTTACGTAGAAATACCAGGCCATTGAACAATATATGATATAGTGCTGCAACTGGGAAAAGATGAGCTGAGGTGtaaatgcaaaatattataaaattacaaatataaatatgtaCAATAATTATGAAAACGTATAGTTGTATTTTAGATGCAGTGTTAGTTTGTTTTCGTCTCAACCTTAAGAATATGTGTTCTAAGTCCTGGACTGGGCAATCAAGAGAATGCTTTACAGAATCTCTCTCAATGGAGTATTAGCAGAGTTTCTTGAGTAAAAGGATGACTGATCAATTGAGTCAAAGTCTAAATACATGTGGCCCTTAACATTTGTTGGCTGGATCAGTACTTTCAGCAAGAATATCACTGCAAACAATGTCGCAATTACTGCTACTACTAGGTATATGATCCCCAAAGCAATGTTTGTGGCACCAATTATACTATTGTCTGTCAGTAAAATTGACTTGGTACCACCAAAAGATCTGACCAGGTAATTCATACCAATACTAATCTCGTAAGTGCCTCTAGGCAGGTTATCATCGTCATTCTTCATGTATAACTTGTAAAAACTTGGCAGCGCCGCAGTTCTCATCCATATTTGAAACTCTGGCCATTGACCAAGATTAGGAATGTTGTCATTGGTATATCCATTGGGAAACATGTGCGCCCAATTTGGAGGTGGTACTATTTCAGAAGCGTCGTATTCAGTCTTACCGTAACGGTGTCTATCTGTACCCCAAGCAGTACCGTTCTTGGTCATTTCATAGTCTGAGGAGCCTTTAACGCCGGCGAGAGTTTCTGAGAAAGTGTCATTAAACAAGGCATTAGCTGTAAGTCCACATGGATATACTATCTTATCACCAATGGTTCTCAGTGGATCACATTTCTTGTCCAGTTTCGACCCTGAGATTGCTTTGCCCTTCAGCTGTTTCTTATCAAACGCTTCAACCATCTTCCTATGATTCTGGTGATATCTAGTCATCTTATAGTACATGTATATGgatttcttcatctgaTGCGGCACTTCGAACTGCAACTTGCAAACGTCGCCATCGGTCCCACTTTCCAGCTTCCATTGAGGATAAACGGACAGCTTCCTCTTGAATTGGTGCTTTACTTTGTCATGAGGAATGAACGTGTAGTCATTGCCAGCTACCAATTGATCGCAATCAGTGTAGTCTATCTCTAACTTCTGCACATTGAACGCACTCACAAGCAGACCCACACCGATAGGGGCAAATATGCACGCAACCATGATAAGTAACGGGAGCACACTCTGCGGTGACAGTATTGGCTGCCATGCCTTCAGTCTCTGCTGCCTGAACGCAGTGTTCTTGGGCTTGCGAGAAGTCTTCTTGGACTCACTCACCTTCTTTATCCGTCTCCACCAAAGCACCATACGTAGTTTGCTGGGATTATTATTCCCTGGTCCCGTTGTAAGTCAAGAACTAGTCTGGACAACCGATTATTCCTCTTATATACCGGTGATCCATTGCGATGAGGAAATTCTGGGGGAACAATGGGAGCCACTTTAAGAAACGTAACATACGATTGCAGGCTACTAAAGACCGATATATCATAAGTGCTGATAAAAGTAGTCAAAAGAGCTTTAAATATGATTGTACACAAGTAGTAACaactaataatataaagttaataataattgaaaaaaaaaacagtgTAGAATAAGTATAATATAGTGTATATAAAAGTTTGGGAAAACCATAATCCCCCAAGTAATCATGAAAATCGTTAAAGTTTTTACTCTTATCTGAGAATATAATCGTTGGGAAAAGAGTATAGATGTCGAACTGTGGTCCAGTGCCTTTGCAGGTGGCCCACATGGGTGAGGCAGTCCCTCatcttttgaagaatgcTCTGTGGCTATTACTTCTTGATCTATTAGCGTTTGGAGTATATGCAATTTTACCATAGGAGTTGTTGTCACCGTATATCAGGGAGTTGTTATCCTGCTTCATGAGACTCATTGAGTTAAAGTCATGGAATGGGTCGTCCTCTGAAACCTCATCGTCATACTCAACGCGTTCTTCAAACATGATGCGCTCTTGTTCATCTATGGAGTCCTTCTCGGTACCATTAGCACGgtttttgttcttgttgGATGACAATTTTGTGAAATCATAACCATTCTCAGTCAAAACTGGGATTAACGGTGGCTCTTGATTTCTCAAC includes:
- the LYS9 gene encoding saccharopine dehydrogenase (NADP+, L-glutamate-forming) (CAGL0C03443g~Putative saccharopine dehydrogenase), which produces MTKRVLLLGSGFVAQPVIDTLAATEGIEVTVACRTLANAKQLASASGSDAISLDVTDDSALDAALGQHDLVISLIPYTFHPNVVRSAIRLKKDVVTSSYISPALRELEPEINKAGITVMNEIGLDPGIDHLYAVKTIDEVHRAGGKIKSFLSYCGGLPAPEDSDNPLGYKFSWSSRGVLLALRNSAKYWKDGKIETISSEDLMASAKPYFIYPGYAFVCYPNRDSTLFKELYHIPEADTVIRGTLRYQGFPEFVKALVDMGMLKDDENAIFSSAIPWNDALKQYLGAKSTSREDLVASIDSKTNWKSQEDRDRILSGFAWLGLFSDTKITPRGNALDTLCARLEELMQYEDGERDMVALQHKFGIEWADGTTEVRTSTMIDYGKVGGYSSMAATVGYPVAIATKFVLNGTIKGPGLLAPYSPEINDPIMKELKDKYGLYLKEKTIA
- the MSO1 gene encoding Mso1p (CAGL0C03465g~Ortholog(s) have role in ascospore-type prospore membrane assembly, membrane fusion, vesicle docking involved in exocytosis), with the protein product MSASSEHGSTRMWDKFKTSTKSLSSSLSQLSIKPETDGSTPTSTVVHKALVKFYKHQEPFQGFPGWLGHKEDLPDEQKILKKQQNHQSKSSRTGDSITSKFDSLRGGFSEKREERPDAASQRTTAGMSFHSIYDKPTSSTDLSSMASPSVRSPLRARSTWSSEADSAKISSAGTNSTAESNNGSAMDPQNMMRARLLRRNTRPLNNI
- a CDS encoding putative aminophospholipid translocase regulatory protein (CAGL0C03487g~Ortholog(s) have role in phospholipid translocation and endoplasmic reticulum, trans-Golgi network localization) — translated: MVLWWRRIKKVSESKKTSRKPKNTAFRQQRLKAWQPILSPQSVLPLLIMVACIFAPIGVGLLVSAFNVQKLEIDYTDCDQLVAGNDYTFIPHDKVKHQFKRKLSVYPQWKLESGTDGDVCKLQFEVPHQMKKSIYMYYKMTRYHQNHRKMVEAFDKKQLKGKAISGSKLDKKCDPLRTIGDKIVYPCGLTANALFNDTFSETLAGVKGSSDYEMTKNGTAWGTDRHRYGKTEYDASEIVPPPNWAHMFPNGYTNDNIPNLGQWPEFQIWMRTAALPSFYKLYMKNDDDNLPRGTYEISIGMNYLVRSFGGTKSILLTDNSIIGATNIALGIIYLVVAVIATLFAVIFLLKVLIQPTNVKGHMYLDFDSIDQSSFYSRNSANTPLREIL